The DNA region AAACGACAGTGCTCCCCAGAATTTCCCACTTTCCCGATTTTCTTCTCCAGCATGGCCGAGCTCAAGTAACTTCGGGGGATGTCGATGCCTTAGCTGACTAATTCCGGATTCATGCTAAGTGGTGTGCCTCGATCTAGTTGGTAAGTGTGTTAGTGATGGTCTGGGATCCGAGATCTATTCATAGAAGTGCTGTCATTGGACCTTGCCGCGAGATGCCAGCTCTTCCGGCAATTGATTGATCACGAAGTCATCCCATGGGCGATGCACTTTGTCGCCTTGATTTAAATCCAGAAGGATATAGGGTCAACCACTCCACACCACGAATAAGTCGTACTATTTTACTGAGCGCGACTATATCAATCATGAAATTACGAAATTGACTAATATCTCGTGATTTGTGGTCCAAGTTTCAGTTGCAAAGACTATTTATAAGCACTGGATGTAAATGTTTCTATGTGCTGTCTATAGTAACTTATGGAATCCTCGcctatatatttaaaatctatGTAGTTTAGTGTTCAATATTTCTGAAAAAATATGCTACTTATGCCTATTTATCTTTAAAGCCAATACAAGCTTTGGTGGTCGGAAAGCCTAATAAAAAATGCACAGTACAGTCCAGGAGTTGGGAAGAATAAAAGCACAAGAACGCCgtaaacaaaaacccaaattGTGTGCCTTTTTTTGACTGGCAAGCTGGCAAACCATCCCCTCCCTTTCACCCCTATTGCCCATCTCACTTGCTCCTGTAGAGCTGCTGCACGGACTTGCTGCTTCTTCCGAATTTTCGGTTGTTCGTCGTGTCCATCGAGTGATTTTGATGGATTGCTGCCATTAATCTATGACGTACGCAACTACCAAAGGAAatgccatcatcatcaaaaGCAGCCCAGAAGACCGGGCCGACAGCCGGGATCTGAAGCCAAGGGAGTTGGTGTGTATATGCTCCACAGAGCCAACAGGGAGGGCAGAGTACGGAGAAGGGGCTGGGAACCAGGAattgggaactgggaactgggaaccGGAGCCACGCCACTCGGAAAACAATGAGCAGGCCAATGCCAAGGGCTTAAAGAAATCCAATCCATGCGGCTCAAATTGCGGCCTGCTCCTGGCAAAAATGTAACATTTGGgaattgcttttattttctcaATTTCAAGCTTTTGGGTTTACCTGGCAAAGGAACTGGGAATACGACTAACACGAATTTAGATCACTATTAGATGTGAAATATCTTGTGTTCAAAACGGCgagatttatttaattcacaACAAAACTTTTTAGTCTTGAGAACAAAAGCAGAATTAAAATGCTAAGGAATATTACGTGTAAAACACAAATaatagtatttatatttattttgtaagcTATATACTAGTACAAACTATTAAATTCTTTGGTGGCTGCTTGACACGATTCAATTATTTTCTCCGAAAATATTCGGTAATATTaaagattttcatttttcttacTCCAATCCAGTCCGAGCGGGTCTCTCAACTGAGACGCGCCATGTCAACCCATTTTTTACCCACAGCAACTTTGCATCCTCCCCCAGATGACGGGGGATGTTTGTATTTCGCGCAGatattttttacatttctACATAAATGCATTTCATGTTTACATTTTTCCAGTGACAAGTGTCTGAATCACTGGGCGCTGCAGTCGGGATGACATATGGAGGCAGGGAGACCCAGCGACACGCAGCCGACAATCGATTAATCAgcgaaaaataataagaaacaCGTTCGCTCCTCCCCGCCGAAAATACTGTGACTCCCCGCGACTCCCCAGATATCACGGAGAAGGAGATGCAACTGCAGTCGAGAATCGAGTCCCTGAATGCGGAACTAATGTCGCTCGAGCACTCAAAAAATGGGGAACTCCAACATTTCAGGCagacaaataaatataaagcaGCAGCATCTAAGGCGGCGCTATGACAAACATTTTTAGATGAATAAAACTTTGGGTAGAGCCTGCTCTACTGATGTATTTTCACTGGGCGGGGGGACAGGGAAATTGTTAACGAAGTCGAGGACGCTGAAAATAAAGACAACAAAGCCAAATGACTGACCAAACTCATTACAACGAAACTTCAAATTACCCAAATTAATCTAATTTCTGTGTGAACTGGTTTTGTTTGACCGTTGTTGCTTCCAATGTCAATGAGTTGAGAGGTTTGTCAGTGGGCAAAGTTTTGATTCTTTCCATCGTTCGACCctcatttgtttgtttttttttctgtcaATTTCTCTGATTTCTCTGTTAACACATTTTCCATATAATGGGGAATTGTGTTTGtcatttgtttggcatttgccCCTGGCATTTGAATATTGAAAACAGATTTCACTTCCATTTATTCTTAACCAATTTTTTTGTGcacacatttaattatatctTAAACGGTTGCCCAGGTTCCACTTCAAAGCTTCCTTAAGAGCGAGCTGTCACTCAAACAAACCAATGGCAAAAATCAGACAGTGATTCACTTGCTCTTTGATGTCAGAAacgcatttaaatatttgaaaggTATGACTGCGTGACACGGACCTGTACATAAAGAAAATAGTCCATGATATATTGGTATATGATCAGTTAATGAGGAAAAGTATGAATTCCCTAGAAACTTCAAGTTCAATGATAAATGGTCCAAGTATCAAAATTAGTTTCAAAATTGAAACATTTACAgatttaattgcatatatTACACTTTTGTGTTGTATAATAAACTTAAAGAACAGATTGAAGGCAAAATTATGGAAGTATTATTTgcattattataaaattataattaaatataaatgttgtAGTACCAAGAACAGtaaaaaacgaaatgcaactagaatttaattttgaaggTAAGTACAGAAGTAAGTACACGAATATCTAAGTTAAGAATATTTTCATCTTAGGTGCAATCTGCCGCCCTCCCGACTGCATCCAGGTTCATATCCATGTAGCCTCGTCGCcccgtcgtcgtcgttggcGTCATTATTAATTTGTGCCTGGGATGCGGGAGCGCGTGTCGGGTACAAAAGTtttcaaaatgaatttttatgcCTCTGCCATTGCGTCGCAGCTTCTGCATCCCTCATCCCTCATCTCTCATCTCCCATTTCgatatttttactttttggcaTCGCGTGGCTGCCACTCACGCAGTCTGCCTATATCCCCCGGAGGCCCCTCACCTGACTGCTGTTATATTTGACATATTGCCGACATTGATAGTATGAGACGTTGCAATGCAATTTGTTGTGCTCGTCAACGGGAGTTGCTAGTATTATTCAACCGCCGAACGAGATACGCATTCAAATGGAAGGAGATCTCCTTGGCCTAGGCACCATATACATTTTGGTGGATTCAATTTAGGCAGATGTTCTCAGGTCCTATGTGGATTCGTGTGGGAGGAGACTCAGCCAATgctatgtatttatttttaaaaaggctTTTTTTAAATATCGTGGGTTGTTTACCACactttatatataaaaattaaattatattgagTAAAGTAAGAGTATATTCaataattttgtaataaaagaaAGTTGAGCTGCCTTTTTACTGAACATCACAATTTATGTCGTTTTTATCCATACTTTCAAAACtaatgaagaaaaaaaagtgttaaattgtttgaaattAAGTACATAATGATATTATAAAGAAATGTTGTCCGTTAAAAGTGTAAATCATAAGATTTTCTACTTTAAACTCGCTCTATAACACGCTCTATAACACAGCTCTATAACATAAATTTCAGTCGTTGCCTTGTGTCAAGTACAACGATTTTCTTCGGCCATTACATTCAAGTCGGCCATTTTGCCACTTTGCAAGTGCACCGAATGACTGCAATTAGTTGTTCCCAAACGAATTTCACTTTTCGATACACGGGATATGAGTGCGTAATTTCCTTGTTGAGGCAGCCACGcatgaaatgcaattattcACTTTCCCTTTCGCCGCCTGGATTTCCTCCCCTGCTCGGTCATTCATTCAGCCGATCGAACACTAATTACAAAGCAACATCAAAATAATTATGGCCACTTTGGTCATAATAAGAGAAGAACAATTTCCACGTGTACCTGTGCGCTTGGCGGCAGTTTCTTTTGAGTCAGTTTGGATTTGCTGAAATTGTTTTCACATTAAAAACACTCTCACCCACCGCAAGTCCTTTCAGCCTACCTGGACTCCGTTCGGCAATTAATACCTTTCACTCTGGCTCGTTTGATGTGCCCTGTCATTCCGACGTCCACTGCCTGTTGGCCATTTGTTTGTGTCAACGGCGGAGCGACTGCCTCTGATGCTGCCACGGATTAGAAAGTAATCACGGCCGATAAGAGCCGTCCACCGGCGAGCGTCTCCGGGGACCTCAAGGTGGGCAGCGGTCAAAAGCGCTGCGTTCTGGCCAGGCTGGCAATTTAAATTACACTCGGATCAACCGCCCTAAATAATCCCACCCGTCGACACTCGGACAAAATGCATAATACACTTTAGAGTGTACACACTTTAAATGTGCTTCGGCATCTCttgaattaaatgaatatcAACTCAAGTAGGattctaaataaaatatgtacacattccTTGGTTaattattatatgtatatattgtaatgataacattttttacaatttatattcCTACAACAAACTTATTTAGATTATTCAATTAAGTCTACAAATGAGAtcttataatatttgtttgttttcattaagAGTTTTGTGTCATGTTTCTTAAATAAGTGGTTGATGGGTTGCTTTTATATAGAAAGCTGATTTTGATGACCTAATTATAAACATTATCCCAataaaagtacatttttttcagtgtacatACCGCCCACACTCGACTTTCCGTTTGGTTACAAATGTCCATTGGGACTTTGCTAATCTGTCATTCGCCATGATGTGCTCCCAAAGGCGGCCCTTCTGGATCGGTTCGGTTGAGTTTGGTTTGGAGTTTGGAAGGTCCACACATGTGCCCAGACAGAGATAGCGAGAGGTCGGGGAAGTAAGGGAGAAGGCGCTGTTGGGGGAACAAGGCAGGGACACCAACTGGCAATGAAAAAGGACGAGTGTTCATATAAATGACCAAAATGCCACGCACTGACCCAACGAATGCCCATCGCACATCGCCCATAGCCCATCCCCTGTCAGATCTCACCCACTTCGCAGGCCACCCACCCATAAACCACCGCCCACAATCCACCCTCCTCCCGCATCACTGCTCCCATTGGCATCGACGACATGGCAGATAAAATGTTTCAATGTCCAATCGGGCAATTTGTCAAAATACTCGCCAATAGACATGcttatttcgttttttgtcCGCTCTGCCCGAACAAAGTATTTACTTTTTGTGCTAATgtggaaatttgtttaatattgaGATGAACTTTAATGCTCGAGCTTAGGacaaaaaataacattaaaaataaaaacaaaagcatacATATTTGCTACGAATAGAAAATAGCTTTGTGCTTAGAATAGTTAGTAACTTAAAGGGAAAAATTAGCATACTATTCAAATTATACAACGGATTACTGGTGCTCtattacatttattaattttcacTTAGCACGGCAT from Drosophila santomea strain STO CAGO 1482 chromosome 3R, Prin_Dsan_1.1, whole genome shotgun sequence includes:
- the LOC120453738 gene encoding uncharacterized protein LOC120453738 gives rise to the protein MTYATTKGNAIIIKSSPEDRADSRDLKPRELVCICSTEPTGRAEYGEGAGNQELGTGNWEPEPRHSENNEQANAKGLKKSNPCGSNCGLLLAKIDKCLNHWALQSG